The genomic interval CACCCCGCGGCGCTCCACCGCCGAGCGCCCGTCCGTCGACGTGCTCGAGAGCACGGGCGCCGAGGGCCCCTGGGCGACCGTCGTCTGGAACGACCCCGTGAACCTCATGAGCTACGTGGTCCACGTGTTCCGCACTCATTTCGGCTACACGCGCGCCCGCGCCGAGCACCTCATGCTCCAGGTCCACC from Brachybacterium huguangmaarense carries:
- the clpS gene encoding ATP-dependent Clp protease adapter ClpS; this encodes MQQSTPRRSTAERPSVDVLESTGAEGPWATVVWNDPVNLMSYVVHVFRTHFGYTRARAEHLMLQVHQEGRAIVSEGSREAVEADVMAMHGYGLRATMERTSES